From the genome of Candidatus Electrothrix communis, one region includes:
- a CDS encoding amidohydrolase family protein — MTDRLTIHRAPWLLPIRRPPLANGGIAVRAGLIIDIGDFKQIAHHYPEAKIIDHPDAVLMPGLINAHTHLELSHLAYLSQEPSPSSFTGWIGHMLAERAKADADKKTIVDAARTVLSQQQDQGVVAIADISNTGFIQELVPEFQGRLLCLKEYLGLRTSELAAALDSLKEEVDHPNICCTAHAPYSTHLDLLRALKNRATRLGQIFSIHTAESTAEHDMISQGTGEMREFLEQRGFWESSFQPTGSDSKGSVSYLHQHGLLDSRTLCVHCLHVTDQEMDLLADTKAKICLCPSSNRYLGVGTAPLEKYLRKGILPALGTDSLTSNPELSIWREMHLLAEEHPTVDTADILRMATLGGAEALGLERTLGSLEAGKKAEILAVELPGHIKCVSDIQKYLVVQPGNRSGSAKKSGCY, encoded by the coding sequence ATGACAGACAGGCTAACAATCCATCGTGCCCCCTGGCTGCTTCCGATACGCCGTCCCCCGCTTGCAAATGGCGGCATTGCGGTTCGAGCGGGCCTGATTATTGATATCGGTGATTTCAAACAGATTGCCCATCATTATCCAGAGGCGAAAATCATTGATCATCCTGATGCCGTGCTCATGCCCGGCCTGATCAACGCCCATACCCATCTGGAGCTTTCCCATCTTGCCTACCTTTCCCAAGAGCCCTCCCCTTCCAGCTTTACCGGTTGGATCGGCCACATGCTTGCCGAGCGGGCCAAGGCTGATGCAGATAAAAAGACCATAGTGGACGCAGCCCGTACTGTGCTTAGCCAGCAACAGGACCAGGGCGTTGTTGCCATTGCTGATATCTCCAATACCGGTTTCATCCAAGAACTGGTACCGGAATTTCAGGGCCGCCTGCTCTGTTTAAAAGAATACCTCGGCCTGCGGACATCTGAGCTTGCCGCAGCCCTGGACAGCCTGAAGGAGGAAGTGGATCACCCCAATATATGCTGTACTGCCCATGCCCCCTACTCCACCCACCTTGACCTGCTCCGCGCTTTGAAAAACAGGGCAACCCGCTTGGGTCAGATCTTTTCCATCCATACCGCTGAGTCAACAGCCGAGCATGACATGATCAGCCAAGGCACAGGAGAGATGCGAGAGTTTCTTGAGCAACGAGGGTTCTGGGAAAGCAGCTTTCAGCCCACAGGATCGGACAGCAAAGGTTCAGTGTCCTATCTCCATCAACACGGCCTTCTTGACAGCCGGACACTTTGCGTGCACTGTCTTCACGTTACGGACCAAGAAATGGATCTGCTGGCTGACACCAAGGCCAAGATCTGCCTCTGTCCAAGCAGCAACCGTTATCTCGGGGTGGGCACAGCCCCGCTGGAAAAATACCTGCGCAAAGGCATCCTGCCCGCCCTGGGCACGGACAGCCTGACCAGTAATCCTGAGCTCTCCATCTGGCGAGAAATGCACCTGCTAGCTGAAGAGCATCCCACCGTTGATACGGCGGATATCCTCCGGATGGCAACCCTGGGCGGGGCTGAGGCCCTGGGCCTAGAAAGGACGCTGGGATCGCTGGAAGCGGGGAAAAAGGCAGAGATTTTGGCGGTCGAGTTGCCCGGTCACATCAAATGTGTTTCTGATATCCAGAAATATCTGGTGGTTCAGCCTGGAAACCGATCTGGCTCGGCAAAAAAATCAGGCTGCTATTGA
- the mqnC gene encoding cyclic dehypoxanthinyl futalosine synthase — translation MQQIIDKVIAGERITGEEFLLLADKADLHQLGFMADAVRKRLHPEPQVTYVIDRNINYTDICISACKFCAFFKAPEDPAGSVLSKDELLQKIQETQDLGGTQILLQGGLHPDLPLEYYEDMLRFMKATSIHIHGFSPPEICHFAELSKLSVKEVLQRLMAAGLDSIPGGGAEILTDRVRQQLAPRKCSADEWLAVMETAHNLGMRTTATMMFGHIETMEERLEHLQRLRDLQDRTGGFTAFIPWPFQPDNTALAEDVRGEQRIEKTSAFTYLRMLALSRIFLDNFANVQASWVTQGPKIAQLSLFFGANDFGSTMIEENVVAAAGVHFRLSEQEIRNLVRDAGFAPQQRLMDYTLVGQEQ, via the coding sequence ATGCAGCAAATAATAGATAAAGTCATTGCCGGAGAGCGCATCACCGGCGAAGAATTCCTCCTCCTCGCCGACAAGGCCGACCTCCACCAACTCGGCTTTATGGCTGATGCCGTCCGTAAACGGCTGCACCCGGAGCCGCAGGTCACCTATGTTATTGACCGGAACATTAATTATACGGATATCTGCATCTCGGCCTGTAAATTCTGCGCCTTTTTCAAGGCCCCAGAAGACCCGGCGGGCAGTGTCCTGAGCAAGGACGAGCTGCTCCAAAAAATTCAGGAGACCCAAGACCTCGGCGGCACCCAGATCCTCCTCCAAGGTGGTCTCCACCCTGATCTGCCTTTAGAATATTACGAGGACATGCTCCGCTTTATGAAGGCCACCAGCATTCATATCCACGGTTTTTCCCCGCCGGAAATCTGCCATTTTGCCGAGCTGTCCAAGCTCTCGGTCAAAGAGGTCCTGCAACGGCTCATGGCCGCAGGTCTCGATTCCATCCCCGGCGGCGGGGCTGAGATCCTCACCGACCGGGTGCGGCAGCAGCTGGCCCCGCGTAAATGCTCGGCAGACGAATGGCTCGCAGTCATGGAAACAGCCCATAATCTGGGGATGCGCACCACAGCCACCATGATGTTCGGTCATATAGAAACCATGGAAGAACGGTTGGAGCATCTCCAACGCCTGCGCGACCTCCAGGACCGCACCGGCGGCTTTACCGCCTTTATCCCCTGGCCTTTCCAGCCCGACAACACCGCCCTAGCTGAGGATGTACGAGGCGAGCAACGCATAGAAAAAACATCCGCTTTTACCTACCTGCGCATGCTGGCCCTGAGCCGGATCTTTCTCGATAACTTCGCCAACGTCCAGGCCTCCTGGGTGACTCAAGGCCCGAAGATCGCCCAGCTCTCCCTCTTTTTCGGAGCCAATGATTTCGGTTCCACCATGATTGAGGAAAACGTGGTCGCAGCAGCAGGGGTGCATTTCCGTCTGTCTGAGCAGGAAATCCGAAACTTAGTCAGAGATGCCGGTTTCGCGCCGCAACAACGGCTGATGGATTACACCCTGGTCGGGCAGGAGCAGTGA